One genomic segment of Mycolicibacterium neworleansense includes these proteins:
- a CDS encoding Ada metal-binding domain-containing protein — MTYTLIGADGRPHPSTRPGTVGGHRRSRIYGRLDCPSALRAIAAGGYVSQRVFFADAQTAMSAGYRPCAVCLPDAYRQWKSTNP; from the coding sequence GTGACATACACGCTGATCGGCGCCGACGGTCGCCCCCATCCCAGCACCAGACCGGGAACCGTTGGAGGACATCGCCGCAGCAGGATCTACGGGCGGCTCGACTGCCCGTCGGCCCTGCGGGCCATCGCGGCCGGCGGCTACGTCAGCCAACGGGTTTTCTTCGCCGACGCGCAGACGGCGATGTCAGCGGGTTACCGCCCGTGTGCCGTCTGCCTGCCCGATGCCTACCGGCAGTGGAAGAGCACTAACCCGTAG
- a CDS encoding MMPL/RND family transporter, giving the protein MTNSAHAHPKRPFIAHSLRVLAIPVILFWIAFAVVVNLIAPQLEIVGEEHSAPMAPEDAPSMIAMKRMGSNFGEFDSNSTVMIVVEGDRALGPDAHRYYDEIIRKLREDPEHVQHIQDFWGDTLTAAGAQSADGKASYVMLNLAGEQGQTLANEGVEKVREVIRDTAAPPGVRAYVAGPAALTDDMHVIGNASLGKITLFTLIAIAVMLLIVYRSIRTTLIQLVLTGVGLLASRGVVSVLAENGVFGLTTFAGNILTMLAIAAATDYGIFLFGRYREARSAGEDREAAYYTTFRSVSPVIIGSGLTIAGATYCLSFARLPYFSTMGAPVAIGMLVVIASAVTMGPAVLFLGSKVGLYEAKKATKGRFWYKVGTAVVRWPAPILVASSFVVLIGVVAVPGYKAAYNDRWYLPGEAPVNVGFAAADRHFSQARMNPDILMVESTHDMRNPADMLVLDRVAKNVLRTEGIAMVQSITRPLGIPIQHSSIPFQTAIQGQTSNLNLPFQREQLADQLRMIDATNVSISILEQQYQLSLQQTRLTQDSAAKSQELLEVTKKMRDNIANFDDQFRPMRNYFYWEPHCFDIPMCSAARSVFDALDGIDELTDKTSSVQVNTDQLADLAPKLTALLPQTIASMKTSRDLSLASYNSQKALLDQMQAMNDTALAMGESFDQAKNDDLFYLPPEAFTNPDFERGLKMFLSPDGKSARMFITHQTDPATPEGIGRVNAERTAAQEGLKMSSLSDAKIYLGGVAATYKDMSDGARYDLMIAVVSALTLIFIIMLILTRSAVAALVIVGTAASSIAASFGISVLLWQDLFGIHVHWLVMLMSVIILLAVGSDYNLLLVSRFKEEIHAGLKTGIIRSMGGTGGVVTSAGMVFAATMAAMLGSDLVVLAQMGSTIAIGLLLDTLIVRSLLMPSIATLLGRWFWWPQVVYPRGDNHFRKPAPRRAPRADDDDTAALPVTTG; this is encoded by the coding sequence GATCGTCGGCGAGGAGCACTCGGCGCCGATGGCACCCGAGGACGCGCCCTCGATGATCGCGATGAAGCGCATGGGCTCGAACTTCGGTGAGTTCGATTCCAACAGCACCGTGATGATCGTGGTGGAGGGTGACCGGGCACTGGGTCCCGACGCGCACCGGTACTACGACGAGATCATCCGCAAACTGCGTGAGGATCCCGAGCACGTCCAGCACATCCAGGACTTCTGGGGGGACACCCTGACAGCGGCCGGCGCGCAGAGCGCCGACGGCAAAGCGTCGTACGTGATGCTGAACCTGGCCGGTGAGCAGGGGCAAACGCTGGCCAACGAAGGTGTCGAGAAGGTCCGCGAGGTCATCAGGGACACCGCTGCTCCGCCCGGGGTGCGAGCGTATGTCGCCGGACCAGCGGCGCTGACCGACGACATGCACGTCATCGGCAACGCCAGCCTGGGCAAGATCACGCTGTTCACCCTGATCGCCATCGCGGTGATGCTGCTGATCGTCTACCGGTCGATTCGCACCACACTCATCCAGTTGGTGCTCACCGGCGTCGGGCTTTTGGCCTCCCGAGGAGTGGTGTCGGTTCTGGCCGAGAACGGCGTGTTCGGGCTGACCACCTTCGCCGGCAACATCCTCACGATGCTGGCGATCGCGGCGGCCACCGACTACGGCATCTTCCTGTTCGGTCGTTACCGGGAGGCGCGCAGCGCGGGAGAAGACCGGGAAGCCGCGTACTACACGACCTTTCGATCGGTGTCCCCGGTCATCATCGGTTCCGGTCTGACGATCGCCGGGGCGACGTACTGCCTCAGTTTCGCCCGGCTGCCGTACTTCAGCACCATGGGTGCCCCCGTGGCGATCGGCATGCTGGTGGTCATCGCGTCCGCGGTCACCATGGGCCCGGCCGTGCTGTTCCTGGGCAGCAAGGTGGGACTGTACGAGGCCAAGAAGGCCACCAAGGGCCGGTTCTGGTACAAGGTCGGCACGGCCGTGGTCCGTTGGCCCGCACCGATTCTGGTGGCCAGCTCGTTCGTCGTACTCATCGGCGTCGTGGCCGTCCCCGGCTACAAGGCCGCCTACAACGACCGCTGGTACCTGCCCGGTGAGGCGCCGGTCAACGTCGGGTTCGCCGCCGCCGACCGGCATTTCAGCCAAGCCCGGATGAATCCCGACATCCTCATGGTCGAGTCGACTCACGACATGCGCAACCCGGCCGACATGCTGGTGCTGGACCGCGTCGCGAAGAACGTGCTGCGCACCGAGGGCATCGCGATGGTGCAGAGCATCACCCGCCCGCTGGGAATTCCCATCCAGCACAGCTCGATTCCCTTCCAGACCGCCATCCAGGGACAGACCAGCAACCTGAACCTGCCATTCCAGCGGGAGCAGTTGGCCGATCAGCTCAGGATGATCGACGCGACCAACGTCTCGATCTCCATCCTGGAGCAGCAGTATCAGCTGTCCCTCCAGCAGACCAGGCTCACGCAGGACTCGGCGGCCAAGTCGCAGGAGCTCCTCGAGGTCACCAAGAAGATGCGGGACAACATCGCGAACTTCGATGACCAGTTCCGGCCCATGCGCAACTACTTCTACTGGGAGCCGCACTGCTTCGACATTCCGATGTGCTCGGCGGCGCGATCGGTCTTCGATGCGCTCGACGGGATCGACGAGTTGACCGACAAGACCTCCTCGGTCCAGGTCAACACCGACCAGTTGGCCGACCTGGCACCGAAACTGACTGCACTGCTTCCTCAGACGATCGCGTCGATGAAGACCAGCCGAGACCTGTCGCTGGCGTCGTACAACTCGCAGAAGGCGCTGCTGGACCAGATGCAGGCAATGAACGACACCGCGCTGGCGATGGGCGAGAGCTTCGACCAGGCCAAGAACGACGACCTGTTCTATCTTCCGCCGGAGGCGTTCACGAACCCCGACTTCGAGCGCGGTCTGAAGATGTTCCTCTCACCCGACGGGAAGTCGGCGCGGATGTTCATCACGCACCAGACCGATCCGGCGACGCCCGAGGGTATCGGGCGGGTCAACGCCGAACGCACTGCCGCGCAGGAGGGCCTGAAGATGTCCTCGCTGTCCGACGCCAAGATCTACCTCGGCGGCGTCGCGGCCACCTACAAGGACATGAGCGACGGAGCCCGCTACGACCTGATGATCGCGGTGGTGTCGGCACTGACCCTGATCTTCATCATCATGCTCATCCTGACCCGGAGCGCGGTGGCGGCACTGGTGATCGTCGGCACGGCGGCCAGCTCGATCGCGGCGTCGTTCGGTATCTCAGTGTTGTTGTGGCAGGACCTGTTCGGCATCCATGTCCACTGGCTGGTCATGTTGATGTCGGTGATCATCCTGCTGGCGGTCGGCTCGGACTACAACCTGCTGCTGGTCTCCCGGTTCAAAGAGGAGATCCATGCGGGCCTCAAGACCGGCATCATCCGCTCGATGGGCGGCACCGGTGGCGTGGTGACCTCGGCGGGCATGGTGTTCGCGGCGACCATGGCGGCCATGCTGGGCAGTGACCTCGTCGTGCTGGCTCAGATGGGGTCGACGATCGCGATCGGCCTGCTGCTGGACACCCTCATCGTGCGCTCGCTGCTGATGCCGTCGATCGCCACCCTGCTGGGTCGGTGGTTCTGGTGGCCGCAGGTGGTGTATCCCCGTGGGGACAACCACTTCCGCAAGCCCGCACCGCGACGTGCACCCCGTGCGGATGACGACGACACGGCCGCCCTGCCGGTGACTACGGGTTAG